GTCTCATCAAGAACCCTGATGCGGAGGTTCAGGCACAGGATGATATAAAGATAGCTGCCGGCTGGCCTGCAGCTAACATGCTATGCAGAGCTTCCTGGGGTGGAGAAAGTACTCCAGATATCTGGCTTGGCAACTAAATCTAATATCTCAACGCTATCCAAGGGCTCCACGAATCGAGACTGTGATTAAAATAGTGTTGCATAGTGGGAAGTCTCTCATGGTGGCGAGGTTCTAAATCTTGCATTATAAACTCAAATTCTGAACTACAATGATGTTGAGTATACTCGAAGATGGGGGCTGAGCTCCGGTGGAGACCAGGAACAACTGTTTCTGGGTGATCAGACTAATCTGAATTTCCTCGGCGAATTCATCCAGGCAACAGGTGGTGATTTTGATGTCATCGTCAATGATGACGGCTAATTCATGCACCAGCAGATTGCATCTATCCAAAAACATCGGAAAAGATTCAAGCCTGGCGGATTCTAGTTCTGCCAAAATTGGAGACAAGCTATTTCCCTATGTTTGATGGCGACGCATCAAGCAATAATTCCTCAAGATACACCATGACAAAATTCATCTTCGAGCTTCTGGACgataaaatgatttattggGGCGGAACAAAACACAATATTAGTATAGACATGGAGTCAGTCGAATGCATGAAGGGGATATGTGCGTTTGTCAAGAATGCTACCGTGGTCTGACACAACTTGCTACCACTTCACTACTCCGCTGTGTAAGTctcatcaaaatcacaaacaTTGGCAAGCTGAATGTACGTTAGTGCACTGATCACTATTTACAATAAACCCTCTTATATTTGTTGCCACCAGGGCCGATATGCAGATCCCAAATAGAAATGTTCTACAGCCTCCGATTTGACACCTATAACAACGACACTGGTtacaatattgatttttttaactCTCTCATAACTTGGAAACTGTTATATATCATGTATCATGAGATGGAGAACAGTCACATGTGGGTTGTGTGAGAGAAGAAAGCTAGTTTTGGGGTCTGTgactttatttctttattcttcaattttctatttatcAATCAACGCCGTAACTCATCGCTTCGATTTTTAATATCCCCCAAATCCCTTATACCATGCCTATCTAATCAGAGCTTCCACATTCTGGTTGGTAATTCTCTTATTAGTCCCAAGGAGCTTGATTATCCACTGGCTGATCGGCTGTCTCgtcaaaaacatcaaatcctAGATAGTCACGTGGGTCTAGATATCTCACAGGGCCACTCTCAATAGTTGTCGCCAAGCCATCAATGATCGCAAAGTGTTCCTCACTCAATGGTGCAGTGCAGAGATTCTCAGAAAGTCGGCTCTCATTAGAAGTTTTTGGAATTATTGATGTGCCACGCTGGACGGCCCAGGATAGGATGACCTGTGCCGGAGTCATACCAGTCTGAGCAGCAATCTGAGCAATCTATCATCGTTAGCTCTGCACTATTTAAGTAAAATCCAAATGCAATATTCACCTTGGTATCAAAAAGAGGTCCAGGGATATCGGCATGAGGAGCCACTACTCCAACAGGTTTTCCTCCTAGCGGCTGGTGGGCCATGAGATGGATGTGCTCTTTCTCGCAAAATGCAAGCAGCTCGTGCTGAGGAAAGTAACTAAGCATGAGCATCGTTAGTGCTCAAACATCGCTTGAAGAAAAGCTTTAGAAACTTACGGATGCGCCTCGACTTGATTAACTGCAGGACGGATTCTCGCAATCTCCAAGATTCGCTTGGTCTTCaggatattgaaattggacAAGCCTAAAGTTATCAATTGTCATTCTAATTTACCAGaaagattcatatcttacCAATAGCTTTCGCTTTGCCACTATCCACTAACTTCTCCATTGCCTGCCAAGTTTCGGTGTACTTGCGAGATCGTTCATAATCAACTACTGGCTTGAATTTGCTTAGCAATCATCCATTTTCATGGAAATGCGATAAACTTTACCTTCCCGTTGCCGCTTGGATGTCGAACCGTACCATTATTTGGACCTGGAAGGTAGGCATGGGGGACTAAGCATCGATAGTCAGTCCATGGTATTGAGTCCGGAAGACCTGATGATTACTGACAATGCATAAGATATAAGTCAGCTATTGTGATATTAGTAGTTAAACCAGGTGCGATTTTCACATGTATCACTTACCATATTCCAAGCCCAGAGCTTCCAAACTCAAATCTAACGCACGCTCGACGTCTTTAGGTTCATGCCAGGGTTGAGCTCTGAACAGAATCAGCAGTTGTTgcttttattcaaattcgTGTGGACCTACAGTTTGGTGGTGACAAACAACTCATCTCTCGAGATACCACTTTCTTTGATCGCATCTCCAATAGCTTCTTCATTGCCATACGCTGCTGCGCCATCAATATGACGATACCCGGCCTGGATCGCTGCTTTCACTATGTTCTTTActttctcatttccatcGTCGCCTTGGAAGGTTCCTAGGCCAATAGCCGGCAAGGTACTACCATTTACCAAACGGAAACTAGCAGTAGGAGTCGCCATAATTTCACCAACGAGGAAAATTTTGTGTTTCAAGGCTGTCAGATGTGGTTGATATTTGGGCAAGGTTGCATCATCAGGTACCCAGGTAGGTATAGGCATGCTGAGCAATCAATCGATTGGCCTTGCATTTACCACATCCCTCTGCCCATTGTAGCTGTTCACTGTAATTGTCTGGTACGATGCTAGTTTATACCAGCCTGTAGACCTAATAACTCATGACCGAGGACTGGGATCATTTTATGATACCGACATACCACTCTATCTCGAGAGTTGATGCTTCATTGGCCAACTTCATCTCAaatatttagatttctttcttcattctccagTTCAACATCGAGCATTTGAGGTCGATTGTTCGACCCAGTTTTGAACCATGAATTCTTATCTTACATTTCCCTTCCCTCGGTACATACTTATTAGTATGTATCTCCCATCACCTTATGAAGCTCGACTGTAGCTATAATTTCTTCAATGACCAATGAATTAGTCGACTTGTAATGATCACCCATCCTCTTCACGTGCACACCCTCTGCAAGTAATACATCCACTGATCCCGAGAATATCTCAAGGCCACCAAAGACGAAACCAGTTCAACCACATCAAGACCAATAACAGGAACAAATTACAAAACATAACAGGAAAAGGAGGACCTAAAAATTCGCAAGAGATATTTAACCTTTGATAATGAAGTCGCCGAATGACTCTAGAGCCGCTTAGTAATCCAGCCTAATAATTGGCTGCATGACAAGGCGCgagtttttttaattttgtcAATTCTAGCCTCGTCTATCgtccccccccaaaaataatttatttccCTCGAGAACGACCTTTCTACAATTCCACCACCCAAGCAGCAACATCGATTCCCGACCGAACTCCTCAATGTTACGTCAACACCGGTAGCACAATCTCCAGCTTCCAATTCGCACAACCATAACCCATCATGTCTTCACGAGCAGCGACCTCGGCGCCAGCGGCCGATGATAAAATCGCAGCCTTGAAAAAAGTCCTTTATGACGAGTGTTTTGAATCGTTCGAAGACAATCCTACGTTTTTCCAAGAAGACTTGTTCGAACTCAAGGTTCTACCAAATGATGATGTGGCTATGCTGTTGGCCGTCACCCAGGGCCTCACAAATGACAAATTGTTCAAGGTGGTTCAGGATTCGCAGAGGGGAATTGGGTGGAAATTGCGTACTCAAGAGGAAGCTAAGAAGTAAGgatttcctttccctttcgcGTCTGATCTTGGGATCAATTCGAACCAGGATCGCCAGGCCGTGATGTATGCAGAATGCTAATTAGTCCCCGAACAACAGTTATCGCAGTCTTTCCTCCGAACAAGAGATTGTCTACGCTCTCATCGATGAAGCCGGCCAAGAAGGAATATGGACCAAAACCATCAAGGCTCGGTCCAATCTCCACGATGCAGTTTTCCGCACGGCGCTCAAGCACCTCGAAACCAAGCATTTGATCTCAGAAATGAAATCTGTAGAGGCACGTAATAGGAAGATGTACATCAAATCCAGTCTGCAACCTTCCGATCGAGCCACTGGTGGAGCATGGTATACCGACAATGAACTAGACGAGGAGTTCATCACACAAATCTCgcatattttatttgatcaCATTCACaggaaatctttttataaatctagtTTGGCGAGTTTGAGGAGGCCAAAGAAGGTCatgggaaagaaaatgtCCTCGGAGGAAGCAAAAGCATTGAGAGACAAAACTTTAGGATCCCGAGTCAAAATCGAAGATGTTACTGAAGACGATGCTATAGATGGTGCTAGAAGACATTACGATGCTCTATTACCTATGCCACCCGGCTACCAAGGATATCCGACCCTCAATGAGCTTACATCCTTTATTGAGAATTCAGGAGCCACAGCTATGACGTTAACTGCTCAGGATATCCAGCAATTACTGGacatattgatttttgataataagATTGAGAGGGTTCTTGCGGGTCCCGAAGGTGTTTGCTATAGGGCTGTAAGGAAAGGATTTAGGGAGGAACAGGAAGGTGGCCCATTTAGTGCCTTGACGGATGTTCCGTGTGGACACTGTCCGGTTGTCGATCTGTGTGAAGAGGGTGGGCCTGTAGGACCAAGTACTTGCGAATACTTTCAAACATGGTTGAATATTTAGGGCGAAAATGGTTGTTTGGGATAGGATTCTATTACATAGCGACGGCCGGCTTTGGAGTTCAGGAAAGATACCACAAATGGGAGACATCAAAAATTCAGGCCTTTATTCACATAGGTAGACATTACATTCACAAAACAGAATAATTGAGTAAAATCCGTTGCATTACTTTTCGTCATTCATTCCGCCAGATAGCTAATCATAATGAAGATTGCCGAACGATGTCGGGCTCAAAAACTACCTGCCACCGATACACTCGCTT
The Botrytis cinerea B05.10 chromosome 5, complete sequence DNA segment above includes these coding regions:
- the Bcrpc34 gene encoding Bcrpc34 codes for the protein MSSRAATSAPAADDKIAALKKVLYDECFESFEDNPTFFQEDLFELKVLPNDDVAMLLAVTQGLTNDKLFKVVQDSQRGIGWKLRTQEEAKNYRSLSSEQEIVYALIDEAGQEGIWTKTIKARSNLHDAVFRTALKHLETKHLISEMKSVEARNRKMYIKSSLQPSDRATGGAWYTDNELDEEFITQISHILFDHIHRKSFYKSSLASLRRPKKVMGKKMSSEEAKALRDKTLGSRVKIEDVTEDDAIDGARRHYDALLPMPPGYQGYPTLNELTSFIENSGATAMTLTAQDIQQLLDILIFDNKIERVLAGPEGVCYRAVRKGFREEQEGGPFSALTDVPCGHCPVVDLCEEGGPVGPSTCEYFQTWLNI